The following DNA comes from Bacillota bacterium.
CGCGGCAATGATAAAGCTTACGACATAAGCATACCGCCAATTTTTGCGCAGCTTCTTGCGATCAACTATTCCCAGTTTTATCAAAAATATGATGACCAGCGGAGTTTCAAACGCAACTCCAAACGCCAGCACAAAAAGCGATACAAAATTTAGGTAGTCATCGGCTTTGTTTACAAAGTCTAGCTGTCCCCCACCCTGGGCCCGTAACCACTCCATCGAGGGCGGCAGCACAAGGAAGAACGCAAACGCCGCACCCCCAAGGAAAAGCAGTATTAAAAGCGGCAGCAACGTATACGCGTACTTTCTCTCCTTTTCCTTAAGCGCGGGAGCAAAAAAAGCGATTATCTGATAGATAATAAAAGGGGATGTAAGAATAAATCCCCCAATCACCGAGAGCTTAAAGCGGAAAGTAAATATTTGCATGAAGCCAAATATTGTTAGGTGAACGGATTTTAAGTCTGCCGGAAGCGGCCACTTTATAAATTCCATTATCGGGTTAAAGAAGGCGTAACTTATTGAAACTCCAACAAGCAGGGCAATAAGGGACCAGATAAGCCTTTTGCGAAGTTCATCTAAGTGCTCCAAAAACGTCATCTCTTGGTCGGTCACCGATAAAGCCTCCAGACAGAGATTCTAGCGGGATAGCTGGGGTTC
Coding sequences within:
- the tatC gene encoding twin-arginine translocase subunit TatC, producing the protein MTDQEMTFLEHLDELRKRLIWSLIALLVGVSISYAFFNPIMEFIKWPLPADLKSVHLTIFGFMQIFTFRFKLSVIGGFILTSPFIIYQIIAFFAPALKEKERKYAYTLLPLLILLFLGGAAFAFFLVLPPSMEWLRAQGGGQLDFVNKADDYLNFVSLFVLAFGVAFETPLVIIFLIKLGIVDRKKLRKNWRYAYVVSFIIAAIATPDWSIVSMGLLGIALVLLFEISLFFARWL